In Carya illinoinensis cultivar Pawnee chromosome 7, C.illinoinensisPawnee_v1, whole genome shotgun sequence, the following are encoded in one genomic region:
- the LOC122315813 gene encoding serine/arginine-rich splicing factor SR30-like isoform X3, whose protein sequence is MHWISIIEVKKEKMSSRSSRTIYVGNLPGDTRMREVEDLFYKYGRIVDIDLKLPPRPPGYAFIEYEDPHDAEDAIYYRDGYDFDGYRLRVELAHSGRSYSSSVDRYGSYGGSSSSRGLPRHSDYRVLVTGLPSSASWQDLKDHMRQAGDVLFSQVYRDRGGMKGIVDYAHYDDMKYAIKELDDSKFRNAFSRSYIRVREYDSRQSYSRSRSRDSRRSYSRSSSISRSPSRSRSYGGRSRSISPERKYSHQSPSESRSRSPPKSRSPVTSLFYMERVVRG, encoded by the exons ATGCACTGGATATCAATCATCGAG gtgaaaaaagaaaaaatgagcaGCCGCTCAAGCCGTACCATCTATGTTGGAAATCTCCCTGGTGACACTCGAATGAGAGAAGTAGAAGATCTGTTTTATAAG TATGGGCGTATTGTTGACATTGATCTGAAGCTCCCGCCAAGGCCCCCAGGCTATGCTTTTATTGAA TATGAAGACCCCCATGACGCAGAAGATGCAATTTATTACCGGGATGGATATGACTTTGATGGCTATCGGTTGCGA GTTGAGCTTGCACATAGTGGGCGATCATATTCATCATCAGTGGATCGCTATGGTAGTTATGGTGGTAGTAGTAGCAGCCGTGGTCTTCCTAGGCATTCTGACTATCGTG TTTTGGTCACTGGATTACCTTCTTCTGCTTCATGGCAAGACCTGAAG GATCACATGCGTCAAGCTGGTGATGTCCTTTTCTCTCAAGTATACCGTGATCGTGGTG GCATGAAAGGAATTGTGGATTATGCACATTATGATGACATGAAGTATGCT ATAAAAGAACTTGATGACTCCAAATTTCGGAATGCTTTTTCTCGGTCATATATACGG GTGAGGGAGTATGACTCAAGGCAGAGCTACTCTCGGAGTCGCAGCCGTGATTCAAGGCGGAGCTATTCTCGTAGTTCTTCTATATCAAGAAGCCCTAGTCGCAGCCGAAGCTATGGTGGCAGGAGCAGGAG CATATCTCCAGAGAGAAAATATTCTCACCAATCTCCATCAGAATCTCGTTCAAG
- the LOC122315470 gene encoding 60S ribosomal protein L22-3-like: MSRGNAPGPKGKKKGATFTIDCAKPVEDKIMDIASLEKFLQERIKVGGKAGALGDTVTVTREKSKITVTSDSNFSKRYLKYLTKKYLKKHNVRDWLRVIASNKDRSVYELRYFNIAENEGEEED; this comes from the exons ATGAGCCGAGGGAATGCACCAGGTCCCAAGGGGAAGAAGAAGGGAGCAACATTTACCATTGACTGTGCAAAGCCAGTGGAGGACAAGATCATGGACATTGCATCCCTGGAGAAGTTCCTCCAAGAGAGGATCAAGGTTGGAGGCAAGGCTGGTGCTCTTGGTGACACTGTGACTGTCACTCGTGAGAAGAGCAAGATAACAGTTACTTCTGACAGTAACTTCTCGAAGAG GTATCTGAAGTATCTAACGAAGAAGTACCTGAAGAAACACAATGTGCGGGATTGGCTCCGTGTGATAGCTTCCAACAAAGATAGAAGTGTGTATGAACTTAGGTACTTCAACATTGCGGAAAACGAGGGGGAGGAGGAAGATTAA
- the LOC122315680 gene encoding heparan-alpha-glucosaminide N-acetyltransferase isoform X3, with product MVVALRRRQNKNLRDLSRPEVFSQWFLRSTIFGCCWCLRTSSLLNQAEELKKRMAEIKADTTHHQLTVPDPEISAQNLPKPKRVASLDIFRGLTVALMILVDDAGGEWPMIGHAPWNGCNLADFVMPFFLFIVGMAIALALKRIPSRPMAIRKVIFRTLKLLFWGLLLQGGFSHAPDKLTYGVDMKKIRWCGILQRIALAYLVVALVEIFSTDARGKDPVSSWFSVFKLYYWHWLVAASVLIVYLAVIYGTYVPDWKFTVLNSNSTVEMTVACGMSGKLDPPCNAVGYIDRLVLGLNHMYQHPAWKRSKACTDNSPYEGPFRSGAPSWCYAPFEPEGVLSSVSSILSTIIGLHFGHVLVHFEGHPARLKHWSLMGFALLILGITLHFTDAIPLNKQLYTFSYVCVTSGAAALVFSAFYVMVDIWGLRYPFLPLEWIGMNAMFVYVMAAEGILAGFINGWYYDDPHNTLVYWIQKHIFIEVWDSKRVGILLYVLFAEILFWGIVAGILHRLGIYWKL from the exons ATG GTTGTTGCACTGAGAAGACGACAAAACAAAAATCTCAGGGATCTATCCCGACCTGAGGTCTTCAGTCAATGGTTTTTACGTTCGACCATATTCGGTTGCTGTTGGTGTCTGAGAACATCTTCACTGTTGAACCAAGCAGAAGAGCTCAAAAAACGAATGGCCGAAATCAAAGCCGATACTACTCACCACCAGCTCACTGTACCTGATCCCGAAATTTCGGCCCAAAATTTACCGAAACCAAAGCGCGTTGCTTCCCTGGACATCTTCCGAGGCCTCACCGTTGCA TTGATGATTCTGGTGGATGATGCCGGAGGAGAATGGCCTATGATTGGGCATGCACCATGGAATGGTTGCAATCTTGCTGACTTTGTGATGccattctttttgttcattgtgGGGATGGCCATTGCACTTGCTCTCAAG AGAATACCAAGTCGGCCAATGGCCATAAGAAAGGTGATTTTTAGGACTTTGAAGCTTCTCTTTTGGGGTCTCCTATTGCAAG GAGGTTTTTCACATGCTCCTGACAAGCTAACTTATGGTGTcgacatgaaaaaaataaggtGGTGTGGAATTCTCCAG AGAATTGCTCTTGCATATTTGGTAGTGGCACTGGTGGAAATCTTTTCAACAGACGCCCGAGGCAAGGATCCAGTGTCCAGCTGGTTCTCTGTATTCAAGTTGTACTATTGGCACTG GCTGGTGGCAGCAAGTGTTCTTATTGTTTACTTGGCTGTAATTTATGGGACATACGTTCCTGATTGGAAATTCACTGTCCTGAACAGCAATAGTACTGTTGAGATGACA gTAGCCTGTGGCATGAGTGGGAAACTGGATCCTCCTTGTAATGCAGTAGGATATATAGACAGACTGGTGCTAGGACTCAATCACATGTATCAACATCCAGCTTGGAAGAGATCTAAG GCTTGCACTGATAACTCCCCATATGAGGGGCCTTTCCGAAGTGGTGCTCCTTCATGGTGCTATGCTCCTTTTGAACCGGAAGGAGTTTTAAG CTCTGTATCCTCTATTCTGTCCACAATCATTGGATTGCATTTTGGACACGTGCTTGTACATTTTGAG GGTCATCCAGCTAGGCTGAAGCACTGGAGTCTGATGGGTTTTGCTCTCCTTATTTTAGGAATTACCCTTCATTTCACTGATG CAATTCCTCTGAATAAACAGTTGTATACATTCAGCTATGTTTGTGTAACATCAGGAGCAGCAGCTTTGGTATTCTCGGCTTTCTATGTTATG GTTGATATCTGGGGGTTAAGATACCCATTTTTGCCATTGGAATGGATTGGCATGAATGCTATGTTCGTCTACGTTATGGCAGCCGAAGGCATCTTAGCTGGATTCATTAATGGGTGGTATTATGATGACCCCCATAATACACTG GTATATTGGATTCAGAAACACATTTTCATTGAAGTATGGGATTCCAAGAGAGTTGGCATTCTACTCTACGTGCTCTTTGCAGAGATATTGTTTTGGGGTATTGTTGCAGGCATTTTGCATCGACTAGGCATTTATTGGAAACTCTAA
- the LOC122315680 gene encoding heparan-alpha-glucosaminide N-acetyltransferase isoform X1, with protein MVVALRRRQNKNLRDLSRPEVFSQWFLRSTIFGCCWCLRTSSLLNQAEELKKRMAEIKADTTHHQLTVPDPEISAQNLPKPKRVASLDIFRGLTVALMILVDDAGGEWPMIGHAPWNGCNLADFVMPFFLFIVGMAIALALKVYVQFLSNLRRRFIGNIWLFICIQVLLFIVQRIPSRPMAIRKVIFRTLKLLFWGLLLQGGFSHAPDKLTYGVDMKKIRWCGILQRIALAYLVVALVEIFSTDARGKDPVSSWFSVFKLYYWHWLVAASVLIVYLAVIYGTYVPDWKFTVLNSNSTVEMTVACGMSGKLDPPCNAVGYIDRLVLGLNHMYQHPAWKRSKACTDNSPYEGPFRSGAPSWCYAPFEPEGVLSSVSSILSTIIGLHFGHVLVHFEGHPARLKHWSLMGFALLILGITLHFTDAIPLNKQLYTFSYVCVTSGAAALVFSAFYVMVDIWGLRYPFLPLEWIGMNAMFVYVMAAEGILAGFINGWYYDDPHNTLVYWIQKHIFIEVWDSKRVGILLYVLFAEILFWGIVAGILHRLGIYWKL; from the exons ATG GTTGTTGCACTGAGAAGACGACAAAACAAAAATCTCAGGGATCTATCCCGACCTGAGGTCTTCAGTCAATGGTTTTTACGTTCGACCATATTCGGTTGCTGTTGGTGTCTGAGAACATCTTCACTGTTGAACCAAGCAGAAGAGCTCAAAAAACGAATGGCCGAAATCAAAGCCGATACTACTCACCACCAGCTCACTGTACCTGATCCCGAAATTTCGGCCCAAAATTTACCGAAACCAAAGCGCGTTGCTTCCCTGGACATCTTCCGAGGCCTCACCGTTGCA TTGATGATTCTGGTGGATGATGCCGGAGGAGAATGGCCTATGATTGGGCATGCACCATGGAATGGTTGCAATCTTGCTGACTTTGTGATGccattctttttgttcattgtgGGGATGGCCATTGCACTTGCTCTCAAGGTTTATGTACAGTTTCTGTCCAACTTAAGAAGAAGATTTATTGGGAATATATGGTTATTCATATGCATTCAAGTATTGTTGTTTATTGTCCAGAGAATACCAAGTCGGCCAATGGCCATAAGAAAGGTGATTTTTAGGACTTTGAAGCTTCTCTTTTGGGGTCTCCTATTGCAAG GAGGTTTTTCACATGCTCCTGACAAGCTAACTTATGGTGTcgacatgaaaaaaataaggtGGTGTGGAATTCTCCAG AGAATTGCTCTTGCATATTTGGTAGTGGCACTGGTGGAAATCTTTTCAACAGACGCCCGAGGCAAGGATCCAGTGTCCAGCTGGTTCTCTGTATTCAAGTTGTACTATTGGCACTG GCTGGTGGCAGCAAGTGTTCTTATTGTTTACTTGGCTGTAATTTATGGGACATACGTTCCTGATTGGAAATTCACTGTCCTGAACAGCAATAGTACTGTTGAGATGACA gTAGCCTGTGGCATGAGTGGGAAACTGGATCCTCCTTGTAATGCAGTAGGATATATAGACAGACTGGTGCTAGGACTCAATCACATGTATCAACATCCAGCTTGGAAGAGATCTAAG GCTTGCACTGATAACTCCCCATATGAGGGGCCTTTCCGAAGTGGTGCTCCTTCATGGTGCTATGCTCCTTTTGAACCGGAAGGAGTTTTAAG CTCTGTATCCTCTATTCTGTCCACAATCATTGGATTGCATTTTGGACACGTGCTTGTACATTTTGAG GGTCATCCAGCTAGGCTGAAGCACTGGAGTCTGATGGGTTTTGCTCTCCTTATTTTAGGAATTACCCTTCATTTCACTGATG CAATTCCTCTGAATAAACAGTTGTATACATTCAGCTATGTTTGTGTAACATCAGGAGCAGCAGCTTTGGTATTCTCGGCTTTCTATGTTATG GTTGATATCTGGGGGTTAAGATACCCATTTTTGCCATTGGAATGGATTGGCATGAATGCTATGTTCGTCTACGTTATGGCAGCCGAAGGCATCTTAGCTGGATTCATTAATGGGTGGTATTATGATGACCCCCATAATACACTG GTATATTGGATTCAGAAACACATTTTCATTGAAGTATGGGATTCCAAGAGAGTTGGCATTCTACTCTACGTGCTCTTTGCAGAGATATTGTTTTGGGGTATTGTTGCAGGCATTTTGCATCGACTAGGCATTTATTGGAAACTCTAA
- the LOC122315469 gene encoding 26S proteasome regulatory subunit 6A homolog — MATAMVEDTSFEDDQLASMTTEDVVRASRLLDNEIRILKEELQRTNLELDSYKEKIKENQEKIKLNKQLPYLVGNIVEILEMNPEDEAEEDGANIDLDSQRKGKCVVLKTSTRQTIFLPVVGLVDPDKLKPGDLVGVNKDSYLILDTLPSEYDSRVKAMEVDEKPTEDYNDIGGLEKQIQELVEAIVLPMTHKERFQKLGVRPPKGVLLYGPPGTGKTLMARACAAQTNATFLKLAGPQLVQMFIGDGAKLVRDAFQLAKEKSPCIIFIDEIDAIGTKRFDSEVSGDREVQRTMLELLNQLDGFSSDDRIKVIAATNRADILDPALMRSGRLDRKIEFPHPTEEARARILQIHSRKMNVHPDVNFEELARSTDDFNGAQLKAVCVEAGMLALRRDATEVNHEDFNEGIIQVQAKKKSSLNYYA, encoded by the exons ATGGCAACTGCTATGGTAGAAGATACGAGCTTCGAGGACGATCAACTCGCTTCCATGACTACCGAAGATGTCGTCCGAGCGTCTCGTCTGCTCGACAACGAGATCCGCATCCTCAAG GAGGAGTTGCAAAGAACAAACTTGGAGTTGGATTCGTACAAAGAGAAGataaaggagaatcaggagaAGATTAAGCTCAATAAGCAATTGCCCTACTTGGTTGGCAACATTGTTGAG ATTTTGGAAATGAACCCAGAAGATGAAGCTGAGGAAGATGGTGCGAATATTGATCTCGACTCACAAAGAAAGGGAAAATGTGTTGTGCTGAAAACATCTACTCGCCAG ACTATCTTTCTTCCCGTTGTTGGGCTTGTTGACCCTGATAAGTTAAAGCCTGGTGATCTGGTGGGAGTGAACAAAGATAGTTACTTGATCTTGGATACACTGCCATCCGAGTATGATTCTCGAGTAAAGGCtatggaggttgatgaaaaACCAACTGAAGATTACAATGACATTGGAGGGCTGGAGAAACAG ATCCAAGAGTTGGTTGAGGCCATTGTTTTGCCCATGACACACAAGGAACGATTTCAGAAATTAGGAGTTCGTCCTCCTAAGGGAGTGCTCTTGTATGGACCCCCCGGAACTGGGAAGACTCTAATGGCCCGTGCTTGTGCGGCTCAAACAAATGCTACTTTTCTGAAGTTGGCAGGCCCACAACTAGTCCAG ATGTTCATTGGGGATGGAGCAAAACTTGTTCGTGATGCCTTTCAGCTTGCAAAAGAGAAGTCTCCCTGCATCATTTTTATAGATGAAATTGATGCCATTGGCACAAAACGTTTTGATAG TGAAGTGAGTGGAGATAGGGAAGTTCAGCGGACGATGTTGGAATTGCTTAATCAGCTTGATGGCTTTAGTAGTGATGACCGGATTAAG GTCATAGCTGCTACAAATCGTGCTGACATCTTGGATCCTGCACTTATGCGTTCTGGTCGATTGGATCGTAAAATTGAGTTTCCACATCCCACTGAAGAAGCCAGAGCCCGTATCTTGCAG ATCCACTCGAGGAAGATGAATGTTCATCCAGATGTGAATTTTGAAGAACTAGCTCGGTCAACCGATGATTTCAATGGGGCACAACTAAAAGCCGTTTGTGTGGAGGCAGGCATGCTAGCCCTTCGGCGTGATGCAACTGAG GTGAACCATGAAGATTTTAATGAAGGTATCATTCAGGTTCAGGCAAAGAAGAAATCAAGCTTGAATTACTATGCTTAG
- the LOC122315680 gene encoding heparan-alpha-glucosaminide N-acetyltransferase isoform X2 yields the protein MVVALRRRQNKNLRDLSRPEVFSQWFLRSTIFGCCWCLRTSSLLNQAEELKKRMAEIKADTTHHQLTVPDPEISAQNLPKPKRVASLDIFRGLTVALMILVDDAGGEWPMIGHAPWNGCNLADFVMPFFLFIVGMAIALALKVYVQFLSNLRRRFIGNIWLFICIQVLLFIVQRIPSRPMAIRKVIFRTLKLLFWGLLLQGGFSHAPDKLTYGVDMKKIRWCGILQRIALAYLVVALVEIFSTDARGKDPVSSWFSVFKLYYWHWLVAASVLIVYLAVIYGTYVPDWKFTVLNSNSTVEMTVACGMSGKLDPPCNAVGYIDRLVLGLNHMYQHPAWKRSKACTDNSPYEGPFRSGAPSWCYAPFEPEGVLSSVSSILSTIIGLHFGHVLVHFEGHPARLKHWSLMGFALLILGITLHFTDAIPLNKQLYTFSYVCVTSGAAALVDIWGLRYPFLPLEWIGMNAMFVYVMAAEGILAGFINGWYYDDPHNTLVYWIQKHIFIEVWDSKRVGILLYVLFAEILFWGIVAGILHRLGIYWKL from the exons ATG GTTGTTGCACTGAGAAGACGACAAAACAAAAATCTCAGGGATCTATCCCGACCTGAGGTCTTCAGTCAATGGTTTTTACGTTCGACCATATTCGGTTGCTGTTGGTGTCTGAGAACATCTTCACTGTTGAACCAAGCAGAAGAGCTCAAAAAACGAATGGCCGAAATCAAAGCCGATACTACTCACCACCAGCTCACTGTACCTGATCCCGAAATTTCGGCCCAAAATTTACCGAAACCAAAGCGCGTTGCTTCCCTGGACATCTTCCGAGGCCTCACCGTTGCA TTGATGATTCTGGTGGATGATGCCGGAGGAGAATGGCCTATGATTGGGCATGCACCATGGAATGGTTGCAATCTTGCTGACTTTGTGATGccattctttttgttcattgtgGGGATGGCCATTGCACTTGCTCTCAAGGTTTATGTACAGTTTCTGTCCAACTTAAGAAGAAGATTTATTGGGAATATATGGTTATTCATATGCATTCAAGTATTGTTGTTTATTGTCCAGAGAATACCAAGTCGGCCAATGGCCATAAGAAAGGTGATTTTTAGGACTTTGAAGCTTCTCTTTTGGGGTCTCCTATTGCAAG GAGGTTTTTCACATGCTCCTGACAAGCTAACTTATGGTGTcgacatgaaaaaaataaggtGGTGTGGAATTCTCCAG AGAATTGCTCTTGCATATTTGGTAGTGGCACTGGTGGAAATCTTTTCAACAGACGCCCGAGGCAAGGATCCAGTGTCCAGCTGGTTCTCTGTATTCAAGTTGTACTATTGGCACTG GCTGGTGGCAGCAAGTGTTCTTATTGTTTACTTGGCTGTAATTTATGGGACATACGTTCCTGATTGGAAATTCACTGTCCTGAACAGCAATAGTACTGTTGAGATGACA gTAGCCTGTGGCATGAGTGGGAAACTGGATCCTCCTTGTAATGCAGTAGGATATATAGACAGACTGGTGCTAGGACTCAATCACATGTATCAACATCCAGCTTGGAAGAGATCTAAG GCTTGCACTGATAACTCCCCATATGAGGGGCCTTTCCGAAGTGGTGCTCCTTCATGGTGCTATGCTCCTTTTGAACCGGAAGGAGTTTTAAG CTCTGTATCCTCTATTCTGTCCACAATCATTGGATTGCATTTTGGACACGTGCTTGTACATTTTGAG GGTCATCCAGCTAGGCTGAAGCACTGGAGTCTGATGGGTTTTGCTCTCCTTATTTTAGGAATTACCCTTCATTTCACTGATG CAATTCCTCTGAATAAACAGTTGTATACATTCAGCTATGTTTGTGTAACATCAGGAGCAGCAGCTTTG GTTGATATCTGGGGGTTAAGATACCCATTTTTGCCATTGGAATGGATTGGCATGAATGCTATGTTCGTCTACGTTATGGCAGCCGAAGGCATCTTAGCTGGATTCATTAATGGGTGGTATTATGATGACCCCCATAATACACTG GTATATTGGATTCAGAAACACATTTTCATTGAAGTATGGGATTCCAAGAGAGTTGGCATTCTACTCTACGTGCTCTTTGCAGAGATATTGTTTTGGGGTATTGTTGCAGGCATTTTGCATCGACTAGGCATTTATTGGAAACTCTAA
- the LOC122315680 gene encoding heparan-alpha-glucosaminide N-acetyltransferase isoform X4 codes for MLMILVDDAGGEWPMIGHAPWNGCNLADFVMPFFLFIVGMAIALALKVYVQFLSNLRRRFIGNIWLFICIQVLLFIVQRIPSRPMAIRKVIFRTLKLLFWGLLLQGGFSHAPDKLTYGVDMKKIRWCGILQRIALAYLVVALVEIFSTDARGKDPVSSWFSVFKLYYWHWLVAASVLIVYLAVIYGTYVPDWKFTVLNSNSTVEMTVACGMSGKLDPPCNAVGYIDRLVLGLNHMYQHPAWKRSKACTDNSPYEGPFRSGAPSWCYAPFEPEGVLSSVSSILSTIIGLHFGHVLVHFEGHPARLKHWSLMGFALLILGITLHFTDAIPLNKQLYTFSYVCVTSGAAALVFSAFYVMVDIWGLRYPFLPLEWIGMNAMFVYVMAAEGILAGFINGWYYDDPHNTLVYWIQKHIFIEVWDSKRVGILLYVLFAEILFWGIVAGILHRLGIYWKL; via the exons ATG TTGATGATTCTGGTGGATGATGCCGGAGGAGAATGGCCTATGATTGGGCATGCACCATGGAATGGTTGCAATCTTGCTGACTTTGTGATGccattctttttgttcattgtgGGGATGGCCATTGCACTTGCTCTCAAGGTTTATGTACAGTTTCTGTCCAACTTAAGAAGAAGATTTATTGGGAATATATGGTTATTCATATGCATTCAAGTATTGTTGTTTATTGTCCAGAGAATACCAAGTCGGCCAATGGCCATAAGAAAGGTGATTTTTAGGACTTTGAAGCTTCTCTTTTGGGGTCTCCTATTGCAAG GAGGTTTTTCACATGCTCCTGACAAGCTAACTTATGGTGTcgacatgaaaaaaataaggtGGTGTGGAATTCTCCAG AGAATTGCTCTTGCATATTTGGTAGTGGCACTGGTGGAAATCTTTTCAACAGACGCCCGAGGCAAGGATCCAGTGTCCAGCTGGTTCTCTGTATTCAAGTTGTACTATTGGCACTG GCTGGTGGCAGCAAGTGTTCTTATTGTTTACTTGGCTGTAATTTATGGGACATACGTTCCTGATTGGAAATTCACTGTCCTGAACAGCAATAGTACTGTTGAGATGACA gTAGCCTGTGGCATGAGTGGGAAACTGGATCCTCCTTGTAATGCAGTAGGATATATAGACAGACTGGTGCTAGGACTCAATCACATGTATCAACATCCAGCTTGGAAGAGATCTAAG GCTTGCACTGATAACTCCCCATATGAGGGGCCTTTCCGAAGTGGTGCTCCTTCATGGTGCTATGCTCCTTTTGAACCGGAAGGAGTTTTAAG CTCTGTATCCTCTATTCTGTCCACAATCATTGGATTGCATTTTGGACACGTGCTTGTACATTTTGAG GGTCATCCAGCTAGGCTGAAGCACTGGAGTCTGATGGGTTTTGCTCTCCTTATTTTAGGAATTACCCTTCATTTCACTGATG CAATTCCTCTGAATAAACAGTTGTATACATTCAGCTATGTTTGTGTAACATCAGGAGCAGCAGCTTTGGTATTCTCGGCTTTCTATGTTATG GTTGATATCTGGGGGTTAAGATACCCATTTTTGCCATTGGAATGGATTGGCATGAATGCTATGTTCGTCTACGTTATGGCAGCCGAAGGCATCTTAGCTGGATTCATTAATGGGTGGTATTATGATGACCCCCATAATACACTG GTATATTGGATTCAGAAACACATTTTCATTGAAGTATGGGATTCCAAGAGAGTTGGCATTCTACTCTACGTGCTCTTTGCAGAGATATTGTTTTGGGGTATTGTTGCAGGCATTTTGCATCGACTAGGCATTTATTGGAAACTCTAA
- the LOC122315813 gene encoding serine/arginine-rich splicing factor SR30-like isoform X2: MHWISIIEVKKEKMSSRSSRTIYVGNLPGDTRMREVEDLFYKYGRIVDIDLKLPPRPPGYAFIEYEDPHDAEDAIYYRDGYDFDGYRLRVELAHSGRSYSSSVDRYGSYGGSSSSRGLPRHSDYRVLVTGLPSSASWQDLKDHMRQAGDVLFSQVYRDRGGMKGIVDYAHYDDMKYAIKELDDSKFRNAFSRSYIRVREYDSRQSYSRSRSRDSRRSYSRSSSISRSPSRSRSYGGRSRSISPERKYSHQSPSESRSRSPPKSRSPVTSANHKRRSRSWSRSWSD, translated from the exons ATGCACTGGATATCAATCATCGAG gtgaaaaaagaaaaaatgagcaGCCGCTCAAGCCGTACCATCTATGTTGGAAATCTCCCTGGTGACACTCGAATGAGAGAAGTAGAAGATCTGTTTTATAAG TATGGGCGTATTGTTGACATTGATCTGAAGCTCCCGCCAAGGCCCCCAGGCTATGCTTTTATTGAA TATGAAGACCCCCATGACGCAGAAGATGCAATTTATTACCGGGATGGATATGACTTTGATGGCTATCGGTTGCGA GTTGAGCTTGCACATAGTGGGCGATCATATTCATCATCAGTGGATCGCTATGGTAGTTATGGTGGTAGTAGTAGCAGCCGTGGTCTTCCTAGGCATTCTGACTATCGTG TTTTGGTCACTGGATTACCTTCTTCTGCTTCATGGCAAGACCTGAAG GATCACATGCGTCAAGCTGGTGATGTCCTTTTCTCTCAAGTATACCGTGATCGTGGTG GCATGAAAGGAATTGTGGATTATGCACATTATGATGACATGAAGTATGCT ATAAAAGAACTTGATGACTCCAAATTTCGGAATGCTTTTTCTCGGTCATATATACGG GTGAGGGAGTATGACTCAAGGCAGAGCTACTCTCGGAGTCGCAGCCGTGATTCAAGGCGGAGCTATTCTCGTAGTTCTTCTATATCAAGAAGCCCTAGTCGCAGCCGAAGCTATGGTGGCAGGAGCAGGAG CATATCTCCAGAGAGAAAATATTCTCACCAATCTCCATCAGAATCTCGTTCAAG
- the LOC122314772 gene encoding uncharacterized protein LOC122314772 has translation MAESKSKAESIREWVIEHKLRTVGCLWLSGLAGSIAYNWSQPNMKTSVKIIHARLHAQALTLAALAGAAVVEWYDHKTGAKADRYAKFLPVDTYSHKE, from the exons ATGGCGGAATCTAAGAGCAAAGCCGAATCTATAAGGGAGTGGGTAATCGAGCATAAGCTTCGAACAGTTg GGTGTCTATGGCTTAGCGGACTAGCGGGTTCGATTGCGTACAATTGGTCTCAACCAAATATGAAAACCAGTGTCAAGATTATTCACGCTAG GTTGCATGCACAGGCTCTTACGCTGGCTGCGTTAGCTGGTGCTGCAGTGGTTGAGTGGTATGACCACAAGACTGGAGCAAAGGCCGACCGATATGCAAAGTTCCTTCCAGTTGATACTTACTCGCATAAGGAATAA
- the LOC122315682 gene encoding uncharacterized protein LOC122315682 has translation MQQTLYFKTHQSSSGFHLSYPIAIMPTSLYNTAIFAPKLFFIRSAVLASHPTQIQNPIICARKTDKLVIYARKNKRRNGSQMSKKLLFGLITIMASKTKILPQPLDLVVGEIGHVDGNRVAVWFWKLFGGGGFDGRRRNNKRKSMLLVFFVICGLAFLLVKELERNVLCGFSVLGLLGVLSIQWLGKRKTKDWVLGFCLGGALVGLGLRRGEMQKWVERLRVCCPIMEVGRRRGRK, from the coding sequence ATGCAGCAAACTCTTTACTTCAAAACACATCAGTCCTCCAGTGGGTTTCATCTTTCGTACCCAATCGCTATAATGCCTACATCTCTTTACAATACCGCCATTTTTGCaccaaaattatttttcattcgcTCTGCGGTTTTGGCTTCCCATCCAACACAGATACAGAACCCAATTATCTGTGCAAGAAAGACCGACAAGCTAGTTATATATgcgagaaaaaataaaaggagaaaTGGATCTCAAATGTCAAAGAAGTTACTGTTTGGTTTGATAACAATCATGGCCTCAAAAACCAAGATCTTACCACAGCCCTTAGATTTGGTTGTTGGGGAAATCGGCCATGTAGATGGGAATCGAGTGGCCGTGTGGTTCTGGAAGTTGTTTGGAGGAGGAGGCTTTGACGGACGGAGAAGGAATAACAAGAGAAAATCAATGCTCCTTGTGTTCTTTGTGATTTGCGGTTTGGCTTTCTTGTTAGTGAAAGAGTTGGAGCGCAATGTGCTTTGTGGCTTTTCGGTTTTGGGGCTACTTGGGGTTCTTTCGATTCAGTGGTTGGGAAAGAGAAAAACCAAAGATTGGGTTTTGGGGTTTTGTCTTGGGGGAGCTTTGGTTGGCTTGGGGTTAAGGAGGGGGGAGATGCAAAAATGGGTTGAACGGCTCAGGGTTTGTTGCCCAATAATGGAGGTTGGAAGAAGACGGGGAAGAAAGTAA